A single genomic interval of Synergistaceae bacterium harbors:
- a CDS encoding low molecular weight phosphotyrosine protein phosphatase, which translates to MGECENLIKILFVCHGNICRSPMAEFIMKYLVKESGQEGNFFISSAAATNDDTGSDIYPNARTELIKHNIPFESRHARKIKRGEYSQWDYIIGMDNENIDDILYIMGGDKDNKVKLLLEFTGENKEVSDPWYTRNFALAYSEIYRGCGALLKYLNQVKE; encoded by the coding sequence ATGGGAGAGTGTGAGAACTTGATAAAAATTTTATTTGTCTGTCATGGTAATATATGCCGTTCACCAATGGCAGAATTTATTATGAAGTATTTAGTGAAAGAGTCAGGCCAAGAAGGAAATTTTTTTATTTCGTCAGCAGCTGCAACAAATGACGATACAGGCAGCGATATTTACCCGAATGCACGGACGGAGCTTATAAAGCATAATATACCGTTTGAAAGCCGTCATGCAAGGAAGATTAAACGCGGCGAATATTCACAATGGGATTATATAATCGGCATGGATAACGAGAATATAGACGATATTTTATACATAATGGGCGGCGATAAAGATAATAAAGTTAAATTATTGCTTGAGTTCACCGGAGAAAATAAAGAAGTCTCAGATCCATGGTACACGAGAAATTTTGCGCTCGCTTATAGTGAGATTTACAGAGGGTGCGGGGCGTTGTTGAAATATTTAAATCAGGTGAAAGAATGA
- the recA gene encoding recombinase RecA, with product MAKTVKKAAQTREQILEEAIGDIRSKFGDGAIMRLGDSANKNIDVISSGILPLDVALGIGGYPKGRIVEIFGPEGSGKTTIALCAIAEVQKAGGIAAFIDAEHALDPRLAATLGVKIEDLYLAQPDSGEQALYVLDQLVRTGAVDIVVVDSVAALTPQAEIDGRIGESQMGLQARLMSYSLRRLASIIAKTNCIVVFINQLRALISTGYAPGPSETTTGGRALKFYASVRLEVRRGKKIDKSDVTIGHELFLKVVKNKLAPPFRTAHASLIYGKGIPVGVAVVDMAIDYNVINKKGAWLAYKGETLGQGKEAVAKFLSENPALQDEIMKAIMSEVNKGIGYMPDAAEIAAAEADEIPPEESNPENLPDSDSDDEILDISDSDDDK from the coding sequence CTGGCAAAAACTGTAAAGAAAGCAGCACAGACCCGCGAGCAGATTTTAGAGGAAGCAATCGGGGATATTCGTTCAAAGTTCGGCGACGGTGCGATTATGAGACTCGGAGACTCAGCAAATAAAAATATTGATGTAATTTCGAGCGGCATTTTACCTCTTGACGTTGCACTGGGAATCGGCGGCTATCCAAAGGGGCGGATTGTTGAAATTTTCGGGCCTGAAGGTTCAGGAAAGACTACGATTGCCCTATGTGCGATTGCTGAAGTTCAGAAGGCGGGGGGAATTGCGGCATTTATTGACGCTGAACACGCACTTGATCCGAGACTCGCTGCGACTCTGGGTGTAAAGATTGAAGATTTGTATCTTGCTCAACCTGACAGCGGCGAACAGGCTTTATATGTGTTAGATCAGCTTGTGAGAACTGGAGCAGTTGACATTGTAGTTGTGGACTCTGTAGCAGCTTTGACTCCTCAGGCAGAAATCGACGGGCGGATCGGTGAAAGTCAAATGGGACTGCAGGCGCGTTTAATGTCGTATTCATTGAGAAGACTCGCTTCAATTATTGCTAAGACAAATTGCATAGTAGTATTTATTAACCAGTTAAGGGCGTTGATTTCTACAGGATATGCACCCGGGCCGAGTGAGACGACAACGGGCGGACGAGCTTTAAAATTTTATGCGTCAGTAAGACTTGAGGTCAGGCGCGGCAAAAAAATTGACAAGAGCGATGTTACAATCGGACATGAATTATTCTTGAAAGTTGTCAAAAATAAATTAGCTCCACCCTTCAGGACTGCACACGCAAGTTTGATTTACGGCAAGGGAATCCCGGTCGGAGTTGCTGTTGTTGATATGGCAATAGATTATAACGTGATTAATAAAAAAGGTGCTTGGCTTGCTTATAAAGGCGAGACGCTGGGACAAGGTAAAGAGGCAGTTGCAAAATTTTTGTCGGAAAATCCCGCGTTACAGGACGAAATAATGAAGGCCATCATGTCAGAAGTCAATAAAGGTATAGGATACATGCCCGATGCTGCGGAAATTGCTGCGGCCGAAGCTGACGAGATTCCCCCTGAAGAGTCAAATCCTGAAAATTTACCGGATTCAGATTCAGATGATGAAATTCTTGATATTTCTGATTCAGATGATGATAAATAG
- a CDS encoding nicotinamide-nucleotide amidohydrolase family protein, producing MEKFLPPPPPARPPGGGLIQDNENICEVNNNIMNNAVLAAIGDELLSGVRLEKNCNFMAWHLHNNNIAVKKIEVIPDTESEIINLLARWVGETDLLIISGGLGPTHDDRTRYAITKFLGCDLELSPLYDKILERVQHDKIRHERLSRTRDPQALIPVKAQAIYNPTGSALGIKFFMNNTQVLALPGVPLEYESMTRQELPEIFSLKNKNCWASIIILGLPELEIAHRIPEIINNDSLHVSILPASPQVELIIRGDPELVESAEKLTRSRFDNVLPKNCKSLAEAVLHEAKNKHAKISCAESCTGGLIGATLTEIPGSSESFNGSAVTYSNESKNKILGVNLETLKNFGAVSKECAIEMAEGARKIYDSDFAVSVTGIAGPDGGSESKPIGLVYFGLSCREKSEAFKKIFPGNRDEIRVRTVRFALAELWRMIRDNKAEPVL from the coding sequence TTGGAAAAATTTTTGCCCCCGCCGCCTCCCGCCCGCCCACCCGGCGGCGGTTTGATTCAAGATAATGAGAATATTTGCGAGGTGAATAATAATATAATGAATAATGCTGTACTTGCTGCAATAGGCGACGAATTATTAAGCGGTGTAAGGCTCGAAAAAAATTGTAACTTCATGGCTTGGCACTTGCATAATAATAATATAGCCGTCAAAAAAATTGAAGTTATCCCGGATACTGAGTCAGAAATCATAAATCTTTTAGCGCGCTGGGTAGGTGAGACTGATTTATTAATAATTTCCGGGGGACTCGGGCCGACTCATGATGATAGAACACGTTACGCAATTACAAAATTTTTAGGCTGTGATTTAGAGTTAAGCCCGCTTTATGACAAAATTTTAGAACGCGTTCAACATGACAAAATCAGGCATGAAAGACTCTCACGAACCCGCGACCCTCAAGCGTTAATACCCGTTAAAGCTCAAGCAATTTATAATCCTACAGGCTCGGCACTGGGAATAAAATTTTTCATGAATAACACTCAAGTTTTAGCACTTCCCGGAGTCCCCCTTGAATACGAATCAATGACTCGTCAAGAATTACCCGAAATTTTTTCGCTCAAAAATAAAAATTGCTGGGCATCTATAATAATTCTTGGCCTGCCTGAACTCGAAATCGCTCACAGAATCCCCGAAATCATAAATAATGACTCTCTTCACGTCTCAATTTTGCCTGCATCGCCTCAAGTTGAATTAATAATCAGGGGAGATCCTGAACTCGTAGAGAGTGCCGAGAAATTAACCCGCTCAAGATTCGATAATGTTTTGCCGAAAAATTGCAAGTCGCTGGCTGAAGCAGTATTACACGAGGCAAAAAATAAACACGCAAAAATTTCATGCGCTGAGTCATGTACGGGCGGACTGATAGGGGCGACTCTCACAGAAATTCCCGGAAGTTCTGAAAGTTTTAACGGCTCGGCAGTAACTTACAGCAACGAGTCAAAGAATAAAATTTTAGGCGTGAATCTTGAGACTCTAAAAAATTTCGGTGCAGTCAGTAAAGAATGTGCTATAGAGATGGCAGAAGGAGCGCGGAAAATTTACGATTCAGATTTTGCCGTGTCAGTAACAGGAATCGCGGGCCCAGACGGGGGGAGCGAGTCAAAACCTATAGGGCTTGTATATTTCGGGCTTTCTTGTCGTGAAAAGTCAGAGGCATTCAAGAAAATTTTTCCGGGCAATAGAGACGAGATAAGAGTCAGGACTGTGAGATTTGCACTTGCTGAATTATGGCGGATGATTCGAGATAATAAAGCCGAGCCTGTATTATAA
- a CDS encoding phosphatidylglycerophosphatase A, translating to MKNYPLCVWVASLCGLGFIPSGMPGTVSSFAACVVSVFVDVPLWAIILVSIIGVWATGESEKFFNMKDPSFLNIDEVPGMWLTIYLLPKSFIIPGFFLFRIIDILKPWPVSAMEKLPGGFGIMADDILGGILGNIILQVMNAYLYNHGWLYELIQAI from the coding sequence ATGAAAAATTACCCCCTTTGTGTATGGGTTGCGAGTTTATGCGGACTGGGATTTATTCCGTCGGGAATGCCGGGTACTGTGAGTTCATTTGCTGCGTGCGTTGTGAGTGTCTTTGTTGACGTTCCATTATGGGCGATAATCTTAGTAAGCATTATAGGAGTCTGGGCGACTGGTGAATCAGAAAAATTTTTTAACATGAAGGATCCCAGCTTTCTGAATATTGACGAGGTGCCGGGGATGTGGCTGACGATTTATTTATTGCCGAAAAGTTTTATAATTCCGGGATTCTTTCTGTTTAGGATTATCGACATATTAAAGCCTTGGCCTGTCTCAGCAATGGAAAAATTACCCGGCGGATTTGGAATAATGGCCGATGACATTTTAGGGGGGATCTTAGGGAATATAATTTTGCAGGTCATGAACGCATATTTATATAATCATGGCTGGCTGTATGAATTAATACAAGCGATATAG
- the rimO gene encoding 30S ribosomal protein S12 methylthiotransferase RimO yields the protein MKIFLVSMGCAKNTADSEHLIKQLISYNHEIVDESDSADTAIINTCGFIQDAVKENINAILDLEELKTQGRIKTLIIAGCLVNRYESELKQEFPSVDLFVRSEEWDKIINFLGGNLNNNCKNIFPALNKNFWTRYLKITEGCNTSCSYCAIPLIRGRLRSVPLKNLIDEAHMLSISGAREICLVGQDLTVYGQDFNDGTTLKTLIHELNQELPANTWLRLLYLHPNRVNEDLINFLLNHDKVLHYLDVPIQHADPEILSRMNRPVKDGHLSRIFKYIRSLDNLFTLRTTIMTGFPGESESSFERVIDFINDIEFDRLGCFVYSPEEGTKAEKFLNQVPRKISERRCNKLMEIQAQISQERSELFINKTLDLLVEEIDSESGEIWARSYRDAPEVDGLVCVSGCENRNIKPGDFIRAKIYDCAENDLFGEVL from the coding sequence ATGAAAATTTTTCTTGTTAGTATGGGCTGTGCTAAGAATACGGCAGACAGTGAGCACTTAATAAAGCAGCTTATATCTTATAATCATGAAATAGTTGACGAGTCAGACTCGGCCGACACAGCAATAATAAACACTTGCGGATTCATTCAGGACGCTGTGAAAGAAAATATTAACGCTATTCTTGATCTTGAAGAGTTAAAGACTCAGGGCAGAATTAAGACTCTCATAATTGCGGGCTGTCTTGTTAATCGCTATGAGTCAGAGTTAAAACAGGAATTTCCGAGCGTTGATTTATTTGTCAGGTCTGAAGAGTGGGACAAGATTATAAATTTTCTGGGCGGCAATCTCAATAATAACTGCAAAAATATTTTTCCTGCTCTGAATAAAAATTTTTGGACTCGCTATTTAAAGATTACTGAAGGCTGTAATACTTCCTGTTCATATTGTGCTATACCCTTAATTCGGGGCAGATTGCGCAGTGTTCCACTTAAAAATTTAATCGATGAAGCTCACATGTTGAGTATTTCGGGGGCGCGTGAAATTTGCTTAGTGGGTCAAGATCTCACAGTTTACGGCCAAGATTTTAATGACGGGACGACTCTAAAAACTTTGATTCATGAATTAAATCAAGAATTACCGGCTAATACATGGCTGAGGCTGTTATATCTGCATCCTAACAGAGTAAATGAAGACTTGATAAATTTTTTGCTGAATCATGATAAAGTCTTGCATTATTTGGATGTTCCTATACAGCACGCCGACCCTGAAATTTTATCGAGAATGAACCGCCCGGTTAAAGACGGCCATTTATCGCGAATATTTAAATATATCAGGAGTCTTGATAATTTATTCACGCTAAGAACTACAATAATGACGGGATTCCCCGGTGAAAGCGAGTCAAGTTTTGAAAGAGTCATAGATTTTATTAACGATATAGAATTTGATAGACTCGGCTGCTTTGTATATTCGCCTGAAGAGGGGACAAAGGCTGAAAAATTTTTGAATCAAGTCCCGCGCAAAATTTCAGAGAGACGCTGTAATAAGTTAATGGAGATTCAAGCGCAGATTTCACAGGAACGCAGCGAATTATTTATTAATAAAACTCTTGATTTACTAGTAGAAGAAATTGACTCGGAGTCCGGCGAAATATGGGCGAGAAGTTACAGGGACGCTCCGGAAGTTGACGGACTCGTCTGTGTATCAGGCTGTGAAAATAGAAATATCAAGCCGGGCGATTTTATCAGAGCGAAAATTTATGATTGTGCAGAAAATGATTTATTCGGAGAGGTGTTATAA
- a CDS encoding restriction endonuclease, translating into MPFPAAQELRKPLLEAFQDGLPRNYVINDLFGIIANYIGEDPSEMSSGDKNILKERVKTARDELKQNGLISSPAKNTYMITNAGHEILRDNPAIIDDEYLKNFRTRGNSINESEQEIKPEIEQEIIPDPVIESESESESQEIPVIPEIDSDLDSESESESEPEIEVIDDDLLDDEELELINLDSDLESESESEIESAPELIVYQPDPEDESQESQESESQEIQQESHEQEEDEILPQSVTESPEKSLEEVIEKFNSDLADEILNKIAELHSDKFEQLVIDLLSKMGYRAFHNARYTTEALSNSDDCIHGVILESEPGLNPIYIQARKLSPSKTVNKNDIQEFIDALKDKGGKGLFATTANFSEQAAEFARASKIMLIDGNRLASLMITSNFCVSIEKIVEIKSFDSESFSDYEN; encoded by the coding sequence ATGCCATTTCCAGCAGCTCAGGAATTAAGAAAGCCTTTACTTGAAGCGTTTCAAGACGGACTCCCGCGCAATTACGTGATTAATGACCTGTTCGGGATTATTGCAAATTATATCGGTGAAGATCCCAGCGAAATGTCTTCAGGCGATAAAAATATTCTCAAAGAAAGAGTCAAGACTGCTAGAGACGAATTAAAGCAAAACGGGTTAATCTCAAGCCCAGCAAAAAATACTTACATGATAACTAATGCAGGACACGAAATTTTACGAGACAACCCCGCAATAATCGACGACGAATATTTAAAAAATTTCAGGACTCGCGGCAATTCCATAAACGAATCAGAACAGGAAATCAAGCCGGAAATTGAACAGGAAATCATACCCGATCCAGTTATAGAGTCAGAGTCCGAATCTGAATCACAAGAAATTCCCGTAATACCTGAAATAGATTCAGATTTAGACTCAGAGTCAGAATCAGAGTCAGAGCCGGAAATTGAAGTTATAGACGATGATTTATTAGACGATGAAGAGTTAGAGCTGATAAATTTAGATTCAGACTTAGAATCTGAGTCAGAGTCAGAAATTGAATCAGCACCGGAATTAATTGTATATCAGCCCGACCCGGAAGACGAATCACAAGAATCTCAAGAATCAGAATCGCAAGAAATACAGCAAGAATCACACGAACAGGAGGAAGACGAAATTTTGCCGCAGTCAGTTACAGAATCACCGGAAAAATCACTTGAAGAAGTCATTGAGAAATTTAATTCAGACTTGGCCGACGAAATATTAAACAAAATCGCCGAGTTACATTCTGACAAGTTCGAACAGCTTGTAATTGATTTATTATCTAAAATGGGTTATCGTGCCTTCCATAATGCAAGATATACGACTGAAGCATTATCAAATTCTGATGACTGCATTCACGGCGTTATTCTTGAGAGTGAACCGGGGCTCAATCCTATTTATATTCAAGCAAGAAAATTATCGCCTTCAAAAACTGTAAACAAGAATGATATACAGGAATTTATTGACGCTTTGAAGGATAAGGGAGGCAAGGGACTTTTTGCGACAACGGCGAATTTTTCAGAACAAGCCGCAGAATTTGCACGAGCTTCAAAAATTATGCTGATTGACGGAAATAGACTCGCGAGTCTCATGATAACAAGCAATTTCTGTGTCAGCATTGAAAAAATTGTAGAGATTAAATCTTTTGACTCTGAAAGTTTCAGCGATTACGAGAATTAA
- a CDS encoding ABC transporter substrate-binding protein produces the protein MKKFLAAVLFVVLAASSCFAFTEYPVTIENGNRSITFYSAPSRVVTNCDASIIEMLLALGLKDKIIGYAGYLTEDKISPQYRCAFKEIPALSKSNIDFQTLYKAKPDLFISSYKYGLDTGKTGITPEILAKNLIKTYAMTESLFRVMPKPPVTLEDIYTDIKNFGVIFDVQDRAEQIIHSMRLEADIMFRRVSAMKISKPLKVFIAYAPCKDDNFLRSAGNQSIVNALLEIVKARNIFSDVNDGYIQVQWQDVIKRNPDVIIIFDGGNQSGEKYKHEISKNSLLGQIKAVGNNRIYVIPLEDIYPGVRAIKDLELITRSLYPKYKHVNRHHRFNRHYLRRYK, from the coding sequence ATGAAAAAATTTCTTGCAGCAGTCTTATTTGTTGTATTAGCTGCCTCGTCGTGTTTTGCTTTTACTGAATATCCCGTTACAATCGAGAATGGGAATCGCAGCATAACTTTTTATTCAGCACCGAGTCGAGTCGTTACAAATTGCGATGCTAGTATAATCGAAATGCTTTTAGCACTTGGCCTGAAGGATAAAATAATCGGTTATGCAGGATACTTAACTGAAGACAAAATATCGCCTCAATATCGCTGTGCATTTAAAGAAATTCCCGCACTCTCAAAAAGTAATATCGACTTTCAAACTTTGTATAAGGCAAAACCTGATTTATTTATTTCAAGCTATAAATACGGACTCGATACTGGTAAAACCGGCATAACTCCGGAAATACTCGCTAAAAATTTAATCAAGACTTATGCAATGACAGAGTCATTATTTCGAGTCATGCCTAAACCTCCTGTAACTCTCGAAGATATTTACACGGATATAAAAAATTTCGGCGTTATATTTGACGTTCAGGACAGGGCAGAACAAATTATTCACAGCATGAGACTTGAAGCAGATATAATGTTCCGCAGGGTTTCAGCAATGAAGATTTCAAAGCCTCTGAAAGTTTTTATAGCATATGCACCGTGTAAAGACGATAATTTTTTGCGTTCGGCTGGTAATCAGTCTATAGTTAACGCACTTCTCGAAATAGTAAAGGCCCGCAATATTTTCTCGGACGTAAATGACGGTTATATTCAAGTTCAGTGGCAGGACGTAATTAAACGCAATCCCGATGTCATTATAATTTTTGACGGCGGCAATCAATCAGGAGAAAAATATAAGCATGAAATCTCGAAAAATTCATTACTCGGACAAATAAAAGCAGTCGGGAATAATAGAATTTATGTTATACCGCTTGAAGATATTTATCCGGGTGTTCGTGCAATTAAGGATCTTGAGCTTATAACACGCTCTCTATATCCTAAATACAAACATGTAAATCGTCATCATCGTTTCAACCGGCATTATCTGCGCAGATATAAATAA